In Elusimicrobiaceae bacterium, the following proteins share a genomic window:
- a CDS encoding type II secretion system F family protein — MDGLSFLLLIILLIGTGAIFLGVLNLFAPKKDGDRIVDVAAQRFKSSSSFSRLQPENKWKDRLAVFCLNVFHLEKPLEEMHMQLGSPDQPQPVDILDYKIIFAMVFPAAIILMFQTIWGILFIPLGFYLPDLIFKSKIQKRQAEILGNFSTTVDLAALIIESGLDYLTAFERIISIAKKKTILEEELEKTLNEIKLGYSRREALERFANRTGVQEVRSLVGLIIQSDELGTSLVELLRNFSSDLRSRRMSRAEKLAAQASTKMLFPLFVFIFPTIFILILSPMIKGLLSQGLGF, encoded by the coding sequence ATGGACGGTTTATCTTTCTTGTTGCTTATCATTTTGTTGATCGGGACCGGAGCGATATTTTTGGGAGTCTTGAATCTTTTTGCTCCTAAAAAGGACGGAGACAGAATTGTAGACGTGGCCGCGCAGCGTTTCAAGTCTTCCTCTAGCTTTTCTCGTTTGCAACCGGAAAACAAATGGAAGGACCGCTTGGCGGTGTTCTGCTTAAATGTTTTTCATTTAGAAAAGCCTTTGGAAGAGATGCATATGCAGTTGGGCAGTCCGGATCAACCTCAGCCGGTGGATATTTTGGATTACAAGATTATTTTTGCAATGGTCTTTCCAGCGGCTATTATATTGATGTTTCAGACCATTTGGGGTATTTTATTTATTCCTTTGGGTTTTTATTTGCCGGATTTAATTTTTAAAAGTAAAATCCAAAAAAGACAGGCCGAAATCTTGGGCAACTTTTCTACTACGGTAGATTTGGCCGCCTTGATTATTGAATCCGGTTTGGACTATTTAACCGCCTTTGAAAGAATTATTAGTATTGCCAAGAAAAAAACTATTTTAGAAGAAGAATTGGAAAAAACGCTGAATGAGATTAAGTTGGGTTATTCTCGACGTGAAGCATTAGAACGTTTTGCCAATCGTACGGGGGTGCAGGAAGTGCGTTCTTTGGTGGGGCTTATTATTCAATCTGACGAATTAGGTACAAGTTTGGTGGAATTGTTAAGAAACTTCTCCTCTGACTTGCGTAGCCGCCGCATGAGCCGTGCCGAGAAATTGGCCGCACAGGCATCTACGAAGATGCTATTCCCTTTGTTTGTGTTTATTTTTCCGACGATTTTTATTTTAATCTTGTCGCCGATGATTAAAGGCCTGCTTTCGCAGGGGCTCGGTTTTTAG
- a CDS encoding response regulator transcription factor, translated as MNKKKKVRVLIADDQTLFREGIKDVLSSEKWIEVVGEAADGLEAVALAKKLKPDVVLMDIKLPKQDGIAATRQIRQYTSEVNVLMLSSFEDEAHVLDAIQAGANGYLSKMLPAVELVNSIKTFTTEGLMIPQQLMGKLLHGLRRMGDGGMPSQATLTKTEIKVMDLLGKGLSNKELAKELGCSVKTIKNHLNSAFHKLGVSSRTEAVVKAIEKGLISSEGTKFTEDEE; from the coding sequence ATGAATAAAAAGAAAAAAGTAAGGGTGCTCATTGCTGATGATCAAACACTTTTTCGCGAAGGGATTAAAGATGTATTAAGCAGCGAGAAGTGGATTGAGGTAGTGGGTGAAGCGGCTGATGGTTTGGAAGCGGTGGCCTTAGCCAAAAAATTGAAACCGGATGTGGTGTTGATGGATATTAAATTGCCGAAACAAGATGGCATCGCGGCTACGCGCCAAATTCGTCAATATACTTCCGAAGTAAACGTATTGATGCTTTCTTCCTTTGAAGATGAGGCTCATGTTTTAGATGCCATTCAGGCCGGAGCCAATGGCTATTTATCCAAAATGTTGCCTGCGGTGGAGTTGGTCAATTCCATTAAAACTTTCACGACGGAAGGATTAATGATCCCTCAGCAATTAATGGGTAAACTCTTGCATGGTCTTCGCCGTATGGGTGATGGCGGTATGCCCAGCCAAGCCACTTTGACCAAAACGGAAATTAAAGTGATGGATTTGTTGGGCAAAGGGCTGAGCAATAAAGAGTTAGCCAAAGAATTAGGTTGTAGTGTTAAAACCATTAAAAATCATTTAAACAGTGCCTTCCATAAATTAGGCGTCAGCAGCCGTACCGAAGCGGTGGTGAAAGCCATAGAGAAAGGATTAATTTCTTCGGAAGGTACTAAATTTACTGAGGACGAAGAATAA
- a CDS encoding response regulator codes for MDKQVKILVVDDDNNLRETMADLLEIEGYKVYQAGNGQECLDLVSSEFFNIILMDYNLPDETGLDLIRKIRGFNQDSQILMITAYASLNSIMEAMKESVYDFLIKPVDFDYLKRTINRALDKYFLEQSNKELLAQLKSRNEDLDRLNNMKSKFFSIVSHDLSNSLMTLKMSFDMLKKKMIPTEDQSKKMSYMDESIGQIEHLIKDLVDWAAIEKGKLRIEKAPFELTASMKKTAEIFKVKAGKRNIQLTFESAGAIPVLADEKRIRQVISNLLENAVRHTPDYGKIEVIVSKLDEKNAKVSVKDSGDGIEPEQAPALFTSFMQVGDKARVGRLGLGLSIAKDIIGNHGGRIWAESQGVGLGATFNFTLSVNGN; via the coding sequence ATGGATAAGCAAGTAAAAATTTTAGTGGTAGATGATGATAACAATTTGCGGGAAACGATGGCAGATTTGTTGGAAATTGAAGGCTACAAAGTCTATCAGGCCGGTAATGGGCAAGAATGTTTAGACTTGGTTAGTTCTGAATTTTTTAACATAATTTTGATGGATTATAATTTGCCCGATGAGACGGGCTTGGATTTAATTCGCAAAATACGCGGCTTTAACCAAGATAGCCAAATTTTAATGATTACGGCTTATGCTTCTTTAAATTCTATCATGGAAGCGATGAAAGAATCTGTATATGATTTTTTGATTAAACCGGTAGATTTTGATTATTTGAAACGCACGATTAATCGCGCTTTAGACAAATATTTTTTGGAACAGAGCAACAAAGAGTTATTGGCACAACTTAAATCTCGTAATGAAGATTTGGACAGGCTTAATAATATGAAGTCCAAATTTTTCTCCATTGTTTCGCACGATTTGTCTAATTCTTTGATGACACTTAAAATGAGCTTTGATATGCTTAAAAAGAAGATGATCCCAACGGAGGACCAATCCAAGAAAATGTCTTATATGGACGAAAGTATCGGACAAATAGAACATTTAATTAAAGACTTAGTGGACTGGGCTGCCATTGAAAAAGGGAAACTGCGCATAGAAAAAGCACCGTTTGAATTAACAGCCAGCATGAAAAAGACGGCCGAAATTTTTAAAGTCAAAGCAGGTAAGAGAAATATACAACTTACCTTTGAAAGTGCGGGGGCAATCCCTGTTTTGGCCGACGAGAAACGCATTCGCCAAGTTATTTCAAATCTTTTGGAAAATGCCGTCCGTCATACCCCAGATTATGGAAAAATAGAAGTAATCGTCAGCAAACTAGACGAAAAAAATGCTAAAGTGTCCGTAAAGGATTCTGGGGACGGTATTGAACCGGAGCAAGCACCGGCTTTATTTACCAGCTTTATGCAAGTAGGGGATAAAGCTCGCGTTGGTCGCTTGGGTTTGGGTTTGTCGATTGCCAAAGATATTATCGGAAATCACGGTGGTCGCATTTGGGCTGAAAGTCAGGGGGTAGGCTTAGGGGCCACATTTAATTTTACTTTGTCGGTAAACGGAAACTAA